A genome region from Candidatus Paceibacterota bacterium includes the following:
- the tsaD gene encoding tRNA (adenosine(37)-N6)-threonylcarbamoyltransferase complex transferase subunit TsaD: MIILGIETSCDETALSLVEATGTLENPQFRLLSATLFSQTKLHEEHGGVVPMLAKREHQKNLIPLLKKLLEESGFSKSKQEKIDEKGIEKILEREQELAPLFLEYIPTIEKPKIDAIAVTYGPGLEPALWVGVSFAKALSYIWNIPIIPVNHMEGHIVSPLLTENTKIEFPALALLISGGHTELVLTEKWGEYKVIGKTRDDAVGEAFDKVARLLGLPYPGGPEISKLAEKQRQSGASSTLALPRPMLKSDDYDSSFSGLKTSVLYKLKEIGEPTAEIKAEIAKEFEDSVTEVLVSKTRKAIEEFGPQTLIIAGGVSANSHIRKSFEKLAEDFPQTKLLIPSKELSTDNAIMIAGAGYINFLLKEKTAGVNQPLEARGNLSL; this comes from the coding sequence ATGATTATTTTAGGAATAGAAACAAGCTGTGACGAAACAGCTCTTTCGCTTGTCGAAGCGACAGGAACCCTCGAAAATCCTCAATTTCGCCTCCTTTCTGCTACCCTTTTCTCACAAACAAAACTCCACGAAGAACATGGTGGAGTGGTGCCGATGCTTGCAAAACGCGAACACCAGAAAAATTTGATTCCACTTTTGAAAAAACTTTTGGAGGAATCGGGTTTTTCAAAGTCAAAACAAGAAAAAATTGATGAGAAAGGAATAGAAAAAATACTGGAGAGAGAACAAGAACTCGCTCCCCTCTTTCTCGAATATATTCCGACGATCGAAAAGCCGAAAATAGATGCAATCGCAGTTACCTACGGCCCTGGGCTCGAGCCGGCGCTTTGGGTTGGAGTCAGTTTTGCGAAAGCACTTTCATACATTTGGAACATTCCAATCATTCCGGTCAATCATATGGAAGGACACATTGTCTCTCCGCTTCTCACAGAAAATACAAAAATTGAATTCCCCGCTCTCGCACTCCTTATTTCCGGAGGACATACAGAACTTGTGCTCACGGAAAAATGGGGAGAGTATAAAGTGATTGGAAAAACTCGGGACGACGCTGTTGGCGAGGCTTTTGATAAAGTGGCACGGCTTCTTGGACTTCCTTACCCTGGGGGACCAGAGATTAGCAAACTTGCAGAGAAACAGCGCCAAAGTGGAGCTAGCTCCACTTTGGCGCTCCCCCGCCCAATGCTCAAGTCTGATGACTATGATTCCTCTTTTTCCGGACTCAAAACTTCCGTATTGTATAAATTAAAAGAAATCGGCGAGCCAACAGCAGAAATCAAAGCAGAAATTGCAAAAGAATTCGAAGATTCTGTTACAGAAGTACTTGTATCAAAAACCCGCAAAGCAATCGAAGAATTCGGCCCGCAAACACTCATCATCGCTGGAGGCGTGTCAGCAAATTCGCATATAAGAAAAAGTTTTGAAAAATTAGCCGAAGATTTCCCTCAAACGAAGCTTCTCATCCCCTCAAAAGAGCTCTCAACAGACAATGCAATTATGATTGCCGGAGCGGGATATATAAATTTTCTATTAAAAGAAAAAACGGCCGGAGTGAACCAGCCGCTTGAGGCGCGAGGGAACTTATCACTCTGA
- a CDS encoding undecaprenyl-diphosphate phosphatase, which translates to MTIIHAIILGIIEGITEFLPISSTGHMILAGNLLHIPQTEFLKTFEIFIQLGAILAVVVLFWKRLTTSIESWKRIIIGFIPTGIIGLALYKVVKTYLLGNSTVVLWSLLLGGIAILVFELWYKKQEGERIENIESISYKKSALIGLAQAVAIVPGVSRSAATIVGGLLLGIKRETIVEFSFLLAIPTMLAASGLDLLKSASSIQTSQIYLLAIGFVVSFVVALASIKFLLNFVKKHTFIPFAIYRIAVAILFWILIVR; encoded by the coding sequence ATGACCATCATCCACGCAATTATTCTCGGCATCATCGAAGGAATCACCGAATTTCTTCCAATTTCTTCGACGGGTCACATGATTCTTGCGGGGAATCTTTTGCATATTCCGCAAACAGAATTTCTCAAGACATTCGAAATTTTTATCCAGCTTGGTGCAATCTTGGCTGTAGTTGTGCTCTTTTGGAAACGACTTACCACAAGCATCGAATCCTGGAAAAGAATCATTATCGGATTTATCCCAACCGGAATCATCGGCCTCGCTTTATATAAAGTTGTAAAAACTTACCTCCTCGGCAACAGCACTGTGGTACTCTGGTCGCTTCTACTTGGCGGCATCGCGATTTTGGTATTCGAGCTTTGGTACAAAAAACAGGAGGGGGAAAGAATCGAGAACATCGAATCAATTTCGTATAAAAAATCTGCGCTTATCGGTCTCGCTCAAGCCGTGGCAATCGTGCCGGGAGTTTCCCGCTCTGCGGCAACAATTGTCGGAGGACTTCTTCTCGGCATCAAGCGTGAGACAATCGTGGAATTTTCTTTTCTTCTCGCGATTCCAACAATGCTCGCAGCAAGCGGACTCGATCTCTTAAAAAGTGCTTCATCCATACAGACGAGCCAAATTTATCTTCTCGCCATCGGCTTTGTCGTCTCATTCGTGGTTGCGCTTGCAAGTATCAAATTCCTCCTCAATTTTGTTAAAAAACACACCTTCATTCCCTTTGCGATTTATCGGATCGCGGTTGCAATACTCTTCTGGATTCTTATAGTAAGGTAA
- a CDS encoding NUDIX domain-containing protein → MPHIHEKFDFTSTVYIVYKGKVLLRKHEKYHIWIGVGGHVELDEEPNQAAIREAKEEVGLDIKLIHPHKEPPLKDYSDITNSRQLIPPAFMNLHKINAVHSHIDLVFAATSDSDNVVPEQKSDEWKWLSPDEVEKSQEISDRVKNYAKTAINLASRK, encoded by the coding sequence ATGCCCCATATCCACGAAAAATTTGATTTTACTTCGACCGTTTACATCGTGTACAAAGGAAAAGTTCTGCTTCGTAAACATGAAAAATATCACATCTGGATCGGAGTCGGTGGGCATGTAGAGCTTGATGAAGAACCAAATCAAGCCGCAATTCGCGAAGCAAAAGAGGAAGTGGGCCTCGATATAAAACTTATTCACCCCCACAAAGAACCCCCACTAAAGGATTATTCGGACATAACCAATTCGCGCCAGCTCATTCCGCCAGCTTTTATGAATCTTCATAAAATAAATGCGGTGCATAGCCATATAGATCTCGTATTTGCAGCAACATCAGATTCAGATAATGTTGTACCCGAGCAAAAAAGTGATGAGTGGAAGTGGCTTAGTCCGGACGAAGTCGAGAAAAGTCAGGAAATTTCTGACCGGGTAAAAAATTACGCAAAAACTGCAATAAACCTTGCGTCTAGAAAATAA